GTACTCGGCCTGGTTGTTGGTGAGCACGCCGAGGGATCTGGCCTCGCGGTGCAGTTCGCCCTGCTCCGCATAGAGGACGAAGCCCGCGGCGGCCGGACCGGGGTTGCCGCGGCTGGCGCCGTCCGTGAAGACGAGCAGCCAGCCGCGCGCCGCGCGGGGACTGCCCAACGCCGGCAGTGCCGTGGTCGCCGGGAGCGCGGGCGCCGGTGGCGCCGCGCCGGCCAGCGCCGCTTCCAGGCGCGCGGCCAGGCCGGCGCGCGCCGCCGCGTCGAGACCCAGG
This bacterium DNA region includes the following protein-coding sequences:
- a CDS encoding RNase H; the protein is MPAGPDPQLDALLSYLRGERRSLGLDAAARAGLAARLEAALAGAAPPAPALPATTALPALGSPRAARGWLLVFTDGASRGNPGPAAAGFVLYAEQGELHREARSLGVLTNNQAEY